One Rubripirellula amarantea DNA segment encodes these proteins:
- a CDS encoding DUF1549 domain-containing protein — MPAAMSPIVAAEPAEGGGSEGASAIRTDPPKKPTITAYPPEIKLGSSRDFQSFVAVNMRDDGITLDATEQIEWVLSDPSKAKLDGFKLFPLADGDTELVGTYLGAEIRIPVSVSNAADRPAISFEKDVMPVLTRSGCNTGSCHGAARGKDGFRISLFGFDPAGDYHRITREIGVRRINLAIPSESLLLKKSVGSVPHTGGKLFDVDSDYYATILEWLEDGAKIDPSDAKPPTVASLKIYPPQAVIEGEGSKQRFVAVATYSDGSTRDVTRLAAFTSNNSGTAAIDNEGTVTAGRRGEAFVMARFDTHTVGSQVLALPEGLQYEPPKANPDAGEKSYVDQMVERKLQQLRITPSGQCTDEEFIRRATIDIVGLLPTEEEYHEFIADVGDDKRARLIDRLLERKEFSEIWAMKFAQLLMIKSTNQVSYKSAFLYASWLTDKFARNVPVDQMVRELLTSTGGTFTSPATNFYEIERDKLKTAENVAQVFMGIRTQCAQCHNHPFDRWTMDDYYGFASFFSQVGRKPAEDYREQIVFNSFGGEVNHLVTGKPVPPTFLGGESPPTAGKDRREVVANWLASRDNPFFSKSIANRVWAHFMGVGVVDPVDDIRISNPASNPELFEELGKRLADYGFDFRKLVRDICNSEAYGRSTATNDSNAHDSRNYAHAVVRRIPAESLLDCLCSVTESPDKFRGLPLGARAVQIADGTTTNYFLTSFGRSPRTTVCECEASTDPSLSQALHLLNGNSVHNKIRSGKVIERWVNEEKLTPEKVIDRIYVRCLSRVPSVDEKAGLLAAIEGEANSVLALEDIFWAVLNGREFVFNH; from the coding sequence ATGCCGGCCGCGATGTCGCCAATTGTAGCCGCCGAACCGGCTGAAGGTGGTGGTTCAGAAGGGGCGAGCGCTATTCGCACTGATCCACCCAAGAAACCAACCATCACGGCGTACCCGCCAGAAATAAAGTTGGGTTCTTCGCGAGATTTTCAAAGCTTCGTTGCTGTCAACATGCGTGACGATGGCATCACGCTTGATGCGACCGAACAAATTGAGTGGGTCTTGTCCGACCCGTCGAAGGCAAAGCTTGACGGCTTTAAGCTGTTCCCGCTCGCTGATGGCGATACCGAATTGGTCGGGACCTACTTAGGTGCCGAGATTCGTATTCCAGTCAGCGTAAGCAATGCGGCTGATCGGCCAGCCATTAGCTTTGAAAAAGACGTGATGCCCGTGCTTACTCGGTCCGGATGCAACACGGGATCCTGTCACGGTGCAGCCCGTGGGAAAGACGGCTTTCGCATCAGCTTGTTCGGTTTTGATCCTGCTGGTGATTACCATCGGATCACTCGCGAGATCGGCGTGCGTCGCATCAACTTAGCTATTCCCAGTGAAAGCCTGTTGCTGAAGAAATCCGTCGGCAGTGTTCCTCACACCGGAGGCAAACTGTTTGACGTCGATAGCGACTATTACGCCACCATTTTGGAATGGCTCGAAGACGGAGCGAAGATTGACCCATCTGACGCCAAGCCGCCTACCGTCGCATCGCTCAAAATTTATCCTCCCCAAGCAGTGATCGAGGGTGAAGGATCCAAACAACGATTCGTCGCGGTGGCTACCTACAGCGATGGAAGCACACGCGACGTCACACGCTTGGCCGCATTCACTTCCAACAATAGCGGCACAGCAGCTATCGACAACGAAGGTACGGTCACGGCAGGGCGACGTGGTGAGGCGTTCGTGATGGCCAGGTTCGATACTCACACCGTTGGCAGTCAAGTGTTGGCGCTTCCGGAAGGTTTGCAGTATGAACCACCCAAGGCGAATCCCGATGCCGGCGAGAAGAGTTACGTCGATCAAATGGTTGAACGCAAGTTGCAACAGTTGCGAATCACTCCGAGCGGTCAATGCACTGACGAAGAATTCATTCGTCGCGCCACAATCGACATTGTCGGATTATTGCCGACCGAAGAGGAATACCATGAGTTCATCGCTGATGTGGGCGACGATAAGCGTGCTCGCTTGATCGACCGACTGCTTGAGCGAAAAGAGTTCAGCGAAATTTGGGCAATGAAGTTCGCTCAATTGTTGATGATCAAGAGTACCAATCAAGTCAGCTATAAGTCGGCGTTCTTGTATGCGAGTTGGTTGACAGACAAATTTGCCCGCAACGTGCCCGTCGATCAAATGGTTCGGGAACTTCTCACAAGTACCGGGGGCACATTTACGTCGCCGGCCACCAATTTCTATGAGATCGAACGAGACAAATTAAAGACAGCCGAAAATGTAGCTCAGGTGTTCATGGGAATTCGCACGCAGTGTGCGCAGTGCCATAACCACCCGTTTGATCGCTGGACGATGGATGACTATTACGGCTTCGCATCGTTCTTTTCGCAGGTCGGCCGCAAACCGGCCGAAGACTATCGCGAACAGATCGTGTTCAACTCGTTTGGTGGTGAAGTCAATCACTTGGTGACCGGCAAACCCGTTCCTCCCACGTTCCTTGGTGGCGAGAGCCCGCCAACCGCAGGTAAGGATCGGCGCGAAGTTGTCGCCAACTGGTTGGCCAGTCGCGACAACCCGTTTTTCTCGAAATCAATAGCCAATCGCGTATGGGCGCACTTCATGGGGGTCGGTGTTGTCGATCCCGTGGACGACATTCGCATCAGTAACCCGGCAAGCAACCCAGAACTATTCGAGGAACTGGGAAAGCGCTTGGCAGACTACGGTTTTGACTTTCGTAAACTTGTCCGCGATATTTGCAACAGCGAAGCTTACGGTCGAAGTACCGCGACCAATGATTCCAACGCTCATGATTCGCGAAACTATGCACACGCCGTGGTACGACGGATCCCTGCGGAAAGCTTGTTGGATTGTCTTTGCTCGGTAACGGAATCGCCTGATAAGTTTCGCGGTTTGCCCCTCGGTGCTCGAGCCGTACAGATCGCCGACGGGACCACGACGAACTATTTCCTTACCTCGTTTGGTCGATCGCCACGAACGACCGTTTGCGAATGTGAAGCGAGCACGGATCCCTCTCTCTCGCAGGCTCTGCATCTGCTCAATGGCAATTCGGTTCACAACAAAATACGAAGCGGCAAAGTGATCGAGCGTTGGGTGAACGAGGAAAAACTGACTCCTGAAAAAGTCATTGATCGCATCTACGTTCGTTGCCTATCGCGGGTGCCAAGTGTTGATGAGAAAGCGGGGCTGCTTGCAGCTATCGAGGGTGAAGCCAACTCCGTCTTGGCGCTAGAAGATATTTTTTGGGCCGTGCTTAACGGTCGCGAGTTCGTATTTAACCACTAG
- a CDS encoding PPC domain-containing protein has translation MLIVHRYLLAALSVVCTTSAFASFPVVSRSEPLGAVRGEEATFTFHGTRLGDAHSAIADLPGIEILEVKAVDGKKATVKIKSDPNLAPGLYPIRLVTQSGISNIRLVGIGAMPVVQEVEPNDSFDSPQAIEMNTTVEGVVNREDLDHYSVDLKAGDQLNVEIEGIRLTYSLNNQRILDPFIAILDEGRFEVATSDDSSLLGQDGVCTFTAEKDGRYTVLVRESSFGGDPTNGYRLHVGNFPRPIATFPGGGVPGEVLVTKLHSLDGSESETSVTLPSASSDRFPVITETESGISPSPNWIRVNPLPVVMETEPNNDHTKAPEFEVPAAFCGVLQEPGDFDNFAWQCKKGEKYRIQVYARGLLRSPVDAVMNLFAPDNKHLVSSDDVGVARDPFVEFTAAVDGRHTLRIYDHLRGGSPLHHYRIEVEKATPTFHLTLKELRRDEAGMACVPVGGQTAIMAQVARKGYNDEINIEIEGLPAGVEAKTFAIPQGRAEIPVFLSAAADAQPTASLFRLVGKGSEKHPDVVGTFGQNHKLVLGQNRRALFEYETEKAAVAITEKAPFKIELTQPQTPIVREGSKNLRVTITRDEGFDKEVRIRTLYNPPGIGVNNSLKIAADKNEVDIPITANGGAAIGSWPIILMANYPAAHGSADIATPVINLDVQDLYFKYEFPRVAAELGTDAIVSVKLTVARPYEGDAEVQLVGLPNGVTSPEPIQKITPESTVINFPIKVAADAKVGTHKTLVCIARVKVGEETIVQTTGTGEIRIDAPLPPKKDAPAPEPKPEVKAPAKPAEPKPLSRLEQLRQMTGK, from the coding sequence ATGTTGATCGTTCACCGTTATTTACTTGCTGCGTTAAGCGTGGTCTGCACCACGTCGGCCTTTGCATCGTTTCCGGTCGTGTCCCGATCGGAACCGTTGGGCGCCGTCCGCGGCGAGGAGGCCACGTTTACATTTCATGGGACTCGGTTGGGCGACGCTCATTCAGCCATCGCCGATCTTCCGGGGATCGAGATTCTGGAAGTCAAAGCGGTCGATGGAAAGAAGGCCACGGTCAAGATCAAGTCTGATCCCAATCTTGCACCAGGGCTGTATCCCATTCGTTTGGTGACTCAATCTGGCATTTCCAACATTCGTTTGGTGGGAATTGGTGCGATGCCAGTGGTGCAAGAGGTTGAGCCCAATGATTCGTTCGATTCCCCGCAAGCCATCGAGATGAATACTACGGTTGAAGGCGTGGTTAATCGCGAGGATCTTGATCACTACAGCGTCGATCTGAAAGCAGGTGATCAGCTTAACGTCGAGATTGAAGGGATTCGTTTAACCTATTCGCTTAACAATCAAAGGATTCTTGACCCTTTCATTGCGATCCTGGACGAGGGACGATTCGAAGTCGCAACCAGTGACGATTCGTCTTTGCTTGGGCAAGACGGCGTTTGCACGTTCACTGCGGAAAAAGATGGACGGTACACGGTGCTTGTTCGCGAAAGTTCATTTGGTGGCGATCCAACCAACGGCTATCGGTTGCACGTTGGGAACTTTCCTCGCCCGATCGCCACCTTCCCAGGAGGCGGAGTCCCAGGGGAAGTGCTGGTGACGAAGTTGCATTCGCTTGACGGATCAGAATCCGAAACCTCCGTGACGTTACCGAGCGCTTCAAGTGACCGGTTTCCAGTAATCACCGAGACAGAATCTGGGATCAGCCCATCACCGAATTGGATTCGAGTGAATCCGCTTCCGGTCGTGATGGAAACGGAACCTAACAACGACCACACCAAGGCGCCGGAATTTGAAGTGCCGGCTGCATTTTGCGGTGTGCTGCAAGAACCAGGCGACTTCGACAATTTCGCTTGGCAGTGCAAGAAAGGCGAAAAGTATCGCATTCAGGTTTATGCCCGAGGATTGCTGCGATCGCCTGTCGACGCGGTGATGAATCTCTTTGCCCCGGACAACAAGCATCTGGTTTCCTCAGACGATGTTGGTGTCGCGCGGGATCCGTTCGTGGAATTTACCGCAGCGGTGGACGGTCGGCACACGTTGCGCATCTACGATCACTTGCGAGGCGGAAGTCCTCTGCATCACTATCGCATCGAAGTCGAAAAAGCGACTCCTACGTTTCACTTAACTCTGAAGGAACTGCGACGAGACGAAGCTGGGATGGCGTGCGTGCCTGTCGGCGGTCAAACCGCGATCATGGCTCAGGTTGCTCGTAAGGGATACAACGACGAGATCAACATCGAGATCGAAGGACTGCCAGCGGGAGTCGAAGCGAAAACATTCGCGATTCCCCAAGGCCGTGCGGAGATTCCGGTTTTCTTGTCTGCTGCCGCTGATGCTCAACCGACAGCCTCGCTTTTCCGACTAGTGGGCAAAGGTAGCGAAAAGCACCCAGATGTGGTTGGGACGTTCGGTCAGAATCACAAATTGGTACTCGGCCAAAACCGTCGTGCATTGTTCGAGTACGAGACGGAAAAAGCCGCGGTTGCGATTACCGAGAAGGCCCCCTTCAAAATTGAACTGACTCAGCCGCAAACCCCGATCGTGCGAGAAGGCAGCAAGAATTTGCGAGTGACGATTACACGTGACGAAGGGTTCGATAAAGAGGTCCGTATCCGGACGCTGTACAACCCACCCGGCATTGGCGTCAACAACAGTTTGAAGATCGCAGCGGATAAGAATGAGGTGGACATTCCGATCACCGCCAATGGAGGCGCCGCGATAGGGAGTTGGCCGATCATCTTGATGGCGAATTATCCCGCCGCTCATGGCAGTGCCGATATCGCGACGCCGGTTATCAATCTGGACGTGCAAGACCTTTACTTCAAGTACGAGTTCCCGCGAGTCGCGGCTGAACTGGGAACCGATGCGATTGTTTCAGTAAAGCTGACGGTTGCACGACCTTATGAAGGTGACGCCGAAGTTCAGTTGGTTGGCTTGCCTAACGGAGTGACGAGCCCTGAACCGATTCAAAAGATTACACCTGAATCTACCGTCATCAACTTTCCCATCAAAGTTGCCGCTGACGCAAAAGTGGGCACTCACAAAACCCTCGTTTGCATCGCGAGAGTGAAGGTCGGGGAAGAAACAATCGTGCAGACAACTGGCACTGGCGAAATTCGCATCGATGCACCGTTGCCGCCGAAGAAAGATGCTCCGGCACCTGAACCAAAACCTGAAGTCAAAGCACCCGCTAAGCCCGCCGAGCCCAAGCCTTTAAGTCGCTTGGAACAACTTCGTCAAATGACGGGCAAGTAA
- a CDS encoding DUF1501 domain-containing protein: MRCFGNPLSRRGFLAAGTMGGLGLSLPELLMRQAMAEQKNYDFVEAKAKSVIHIFLPGGLAQQESFDPKPYSPLEYRGELKTIKTNTGEQFCETVPQLAQRADKFSIIRSMTHGEAAHERGVHNMFTGYKPSPALQYPSFGAVVSHEYGPRNNLPPYVCIPNVPNEFAGTGYLPSSYGGFALGSDPAQDNFQVRDLNLAGGVDEARFARRKSALELVNQSFVGNTQADNVNAMNTFYQRAYDLLDTPAAKEAFDMSKEDAAVRDRYGRNQAGQRMLMARRLVEAGTRLVTLTYGSWDMHQGITGSIKNQMPALDQALAALIDDLSERGLLDETLVMVSSEFGRTPKINADAGRDHWPKVFSVMLAGGGIKGGMIHGASDSTAAEPEDSPVSPADLAATMYRLMGIVSDKELMAPGDRPIEIVDGGKLIEPLMV; this comes from the coding sequence ATGCGTTGTTTTGGCAATCCGCTTAGCCGTCGTGGATTTCTGGCCGCCGGTACGATGGGTGGCTTGGGATTGTCGTTGCCTGAGTTGCTGATGCGTCAGGCGATGGCCGAGCAAAAGAACTACGACTTTGTTGAGGCAAAGGCCAAGAGTGTCATTCACATTTTCTTGCCGGGTGGATTGGCTCAGCAAGAATCGTTTGATCCAAAGCCATACAGTCCTTTGGAATATCGCGGTGAGCTCAAGACGATCAAGACGAACACGGGAGAGCAATTTTGCGAAACCGTTCCACAATTGGCCCAACGCGCCGACAAGTTCAGCATCATTCGTTCGATGACTCACGGCGAAGCAGCCCACGAACGCGGTGTGCACAACATGTTTACGGGGTACAAGCCCAGCCCGGCGCTTCAGTATCCAAGTTTTGGCGCGGTGGTCAGTCATGAATATGGTCCGCGAAACAACTTGCCTCCTTACGTTTGTATTCCGAACGTACCGAATGAATTTGCTGGAACGGGCTATTTGCCAAGTAGTTATGGTGGCTTCGCCCTTGGCAGCGATCCGGCTCAGGATAACTTCCAAGTTCGAGATTTGAACTTGGCGGGTGGTGTTGACGAAGCGAGGTTCGCGCGACGCAAGTCCGCGCTGGAATTGGTGAACCAATCGTTCGTCGGGAACACTCAGGCTGACAACGTCAACGCGATGAACACGTTCTATCAACGGGCTTACGATTTGCTTGACACTCCGGCCGCCAAAGAAGCCTTCGACATGAGCAAAGAGGACGCGGCCGTTCGTGATCGTTATGGCCGCAACCAAGCGGGACAGCGCATGTTGATGGCTCGCCGCTTGGTCGAGGCCGGCACTCGTTTGGTCACCCTGACTTATGGAAGTTGGGACATGCACCAGGGCATCACCGGCAGCATCAAGAATCAAATGCCCGCGCTTGATCAAGCTCTCGCGGCCCTTATTGATGACTTGTCCGAACGAGGTCTGCTGGATGAAACCTTGGTGATGGTCAGCAGCGAGTTTGGACGCACGCCGAAGATCAACGCGGATGCCGGACGCGATCACTGGCCAAAGGTGTTCAGTGTGATGCTGGCCGGAGGCGGTATTAAGGGAGGGATGATCCACGGAGCGTCGGACTCCACCGCTGCTGAACCGGAAGACAGCCCAGTTTCACCTGCTGATCTCGCAGCCACGATGTATCGCTTGATGGGGATTGTTTCGGACAAAGAACTGATGGCACCTGGGGATCGTCCGATCGAAATTGTCGATGGAGGAAAACTGATTGAACCGCTGATGGTCTAG
- a CDS encoding serine/threonine-protein kinase → MPETSSSHSFLKPTNREGELGTLAHYRVIRELGRGGMGFVFEAEDTKLKRPVALKVMNQKISAVPGSRKRFISEARAMAAVHHDNVATIFEVGESNGTPFMAMEMLKGETMESFNKREQRLSYEEIIQFATEIARGLGAAHARGIVHRDIKPANIWIESETNRIKILDFGLALASTPVDQIAGRGAVIGTPGYLSPEQARSDPLDDRSDLYSFGVVLYELCTGQLPIQSKSIHEQLISILAHRPKPISELNPEMPQPLCDTVHRLIRKEPRARFQSARELEKKLAEVKVECEQKSEVALAINRLKQGLDQVVSQKTPDASLLNSTSNSEPSFTGIDELPAPINNPLTVDPFASIPSATATLAKPVATVPNASQTKSASKQPATQQNYVPIIAIVVFALIALPILTYAFTGFGRQQDTYVIRPQQSTNNSSPTSVPPQSKSQPKPKPQPQANSQANTQANSKPKPRPNTQSAASGSSKSGLKESDFKVDSAKKNANPVSPPNSSSASSSPPSSTAQTSSTAPSPTKSQMVQPSGNATGDTGSSTDTATEPVIEPDPTPSQPPPAPAKTRPVSVSTRDGEGADALVRAGAVDKRGTKPSLGIQMRGDLEVMHSYLRFDLSSVKKDLENIQDAKLHLIIKGNRSVEGVSMRIHGIPDAPDWPENGIQWNNSFSANESPRPILSLPVLGEFFGEDASDPESKEVVLGGPALAEFLRSSDGTVSLVVAGRQDDDPLLFFSKESQGNQGPRLELQIREAQ, encoded by the coding sequence ATGCCTGAGACCTCCTCTAGCCACTCTTTTCTTAAACCAACAAACCGCGAAGGCGAGTTGGGTACCCTGGCGCACTATCGCGTCATCCGCGAACTTGGCCGCGGGGGAATGGGGTTCGTCTTCGAGGCAGAAGACACCAAGCTCAAACGCCCAGTGGCGTTGAAAGTGATGAACCAAAAGATCTCGGCAGTGCCCGGATCTCGCAAACGATTCATCAGCGAAGCTCGGGCGATGGCAGCCGTCCACCACGACAACGTCGCCACCATCTTTGAAGTGGGGGAAAGCAACGGCACGCCGTTCATGGCCATGGAGATGCTTAAGGGCGAAACCATGGAATCCTTCAATAAGCGAGAGCAGCGACTTAGCTACGAAGAGATCATTCAGTTTGCGACCGAGATCGCCAGGGGACTCGGCGCCGCGCATGCCCGCGGGATCGTTCACCGGGATATTAAGCCCGCTAACATTTGGATCGAATCCGAAACCAATCGCATCAAGATTCTCGATTTTGGGCTAGCTCTGGCAAGCACGCCTGTTGATCAAATCGCAGGTCGCGGTGCCGTCATCGGTACCCCGGGTTACCTATCGCCCGAGCAAGCTCGATCAGACCCGTTAGATGATCGAAGCGATTTATACAGCTTCGGCGTCGTTCTTTACGAACTCTGTACGGGCCAGCTTCCCATTCAATCGAAGTCGATCCACGAGCAATTGATTTCGATCCTGGCACACCGCCCCAAACCGATTTCGGAACTCAACCCCGAGATGCCGCAACCGCTCTGCGACACAGTTCATCGCTTGATTCGCAAAGAACCTCGCGCGCGGTTTCAATCGGCTCGTGAACTTGAAAAGAAGCTTGCCGAAGTCAAAGTTGAGTGCGAGCAAAAGAGCGAAGTCGCGTTGGCCATCAATCGTCTCAAGCAAGGCCTCGATCAGGTTGTCAGTCAAAAAACACCCGACGCTTCGCTGCTCAATTCCACTTCGAACTCTGAACCGAGCTTTACCGGGATCGATGAGCTCCCCGCACCCATCAACAATCCATTGACGGTGGATCCGTTTGCGAGCATCCCGTCAGCGACCGCAACGTTAGCGAAACCAGTTGCCACAGTACCAAACGCGTCCCAAACCAAGAGTGCTTCAAAACAACCGGCAACCCAGCAGAACTATGTTCCCATCATCGCCATCGTGGTGTTCGCCCTGATCGCTCTGCCGATCCTAACTTACGCGTTTACTGGATTCGGTCGCCAACAGGACACCTACGTCATTCGACCTCAACAATCGACCAACAATTCTTCACCAACATCCGTACCACCTCAGTCTAAGTCTCAACCCAAACCAAAGCCTCAGCCCCAAGCCAACTCCCAAGCAAACACCCAGGCCAATTCAAAACCGAAACCGAGACCCAACACTCAATCGGCGGCGAGCGGTTCATCGAAGTCCGGCCTCAAAGAGTCGGACTTCAAAGTCGACTCCGCAAAGAAAAACGCGAACCCAGTCTCGCCGCCCAACTCTTCGTCTGCGTCCAGCTCACCACCTAGTTCGACAGCACAGACTAGTTCGACAGCACCGAGTCCGACGAAATCGCAAATGGTTCAACCCAGCGGGAATGCCACAGGCGACACGGGTTCGTCAACCGACACAGCAACGGAACCGGTTATCGAGCCCGATCCAACGCCATCACAACCCCCGCCCGCACCAGCAAAAACCCGTCCTGTTTCCGTTAGCACCAGAGACGGCGAAGGAGCCGATGCTTTGGTCAGAGCAGGAGCCGTGGACAAACGAGGCACCAAGCCATCGCTCGGCATTCAAATGCGAGGGGACTTGGAAGTGATGCATTCTTACTTGCGTTTCGATTTGTCGTCAGTCAAGAAAGACCTCGAGAACATCCAGGACGCCAAACTCCACCTGATCATTAAGGGAAACCGAAGCGTGGAAGGGGTGAGCATGCGAATCCATGGCATTCCGGATGCTCCCGATTGGCCCGAAAATGGCATCCAGTGGAACAATTCATTCTCCGCAAACGAATCGCCTCGGCCCATCCTAAGCTTGCCGGTACTTGGCGAGTTTTTTGGCGAAGACGCGTCTGATCCCGAATCAAAGGAGGTCGTCCTTGGCGGACCCGCGCTTGCTGAATTCCTACGTTCGTCAGACGGCACCGTAAGCCTCGTCGTGGCTGGACGACAAGATGACGATCCGTTGCTGTTCTTCTCTAAAGAGTCGCAGGGTAATCAAGGACCGCGGCTGGAATTGCAAATTCGCGAAGCTCAGTAA
- the flgK gene encoding flagellar hook-associated protein FlgK: MSLFGTIQQSAGALQVAQIGLQVVGNNVANANTPGYLRQELEQTSAVAVRDGSLIKGHGVRATGIVQVVDQQLAERMFNAKTALAGGEALDKAYAQLEELTGDLNNNGLNQQLTLFNNSLHELSTQPGDSSLREFVILQAETLTNNIRSAREDAIDRSDLWNSDLDSMSGEINKLTQRIAKLNLEIATIEGGGLIHSDATGLRDQRYRDLEELSEYLNLNIQEQESGAIAVFVGGDYLVSNGIYREVKTAYNNKSGGSEIRIVETDSALQASGGKLASTLVARDQVFGDYIESLNEMASALIRSVNEVHSQGQGKSGHYELLSSVVADTGVPLANANLDFEPKNGSFDITVLDESGATISNERINVKKLGQVDDSTIQSIVADINAIDGISAKVTSGGQIEITSQSGTSSFVFGEDTSGFLAAAGINTFFTGTDAFDIAVNPKLLESSDFLSISRGGIGEDTDVLTDLVDLVDEPNVNFGGDSIRGIYEHSIGTLGQKINLQSSSTDGLRDFYNTLQSQHLAITGVNIDEESIKMITYQRAFQASSRVISTASEMLDLLVNL, translated from the coding sequence ATGAGTTTGTTCGGCACCATTCAGCAATCCGCTGGCGCTCTTCAGGTAGCGCAGATCGGTTTGCAGGTCGTCGGCAACAACGTTGCCAATGCCAATACCCCGGGATACTTACGGCAGGAGCTCGAGCAAACTTCGGCGGTAGCGGTTCGCGATGGATCGTTGATCAAAGGTCACGGTGTTCGCGCGACCGGCATCGTGCAGGTGGTGGATCAACAGCTCGCCGAACGAATGTTCAACGCTAAAACGGCGTTGGCCGGCGGTGAAGCTTTAGACAAGGCCTACGCGCAACTCGAAGAGCTCACTGGCGACCTGAACAACAACGGCTTGAATCAACAGCTCACCCTGTTCAACAATTCATTGCACGAGTTGTCAACGCAGCCCGGGGATTCATCGCTGCGAGAGTTCGTGATTCTGCAAGCGGAAACGCTGACCAACAATATTCGATCAGCCCGTGAAGACGCAATCGATCGAAGCGACTTGTGGAACAGCGACCTTGATTCAATGTCCGGTGAAATCAATAAGCTGACTCAGCGAATTGCGAAGCTGAACCTTGAAATCGCAACCATCGAAGGAGGCGGTCTCATTCACAGCGATGCGACTGGATTGCGCGATCAACGGTACCGCGATCTTGAAGAACTGTCGGAGTACTTGAATTTGAACATTCAAGAACAAGAAAGCGGAGCCATCGCCGTCTTTGTCGGTGGCGACTACTTGGTCAGCAATGGAATCTATCGCGAAGTCAAAACGGCTTACAACAACAAGTCCGGCGGCAGCGAAATCCGTATTGTTGAAACCGATTCGGCTTTGCAAGCGTCTGGGGGAAAGCTCGCATCGACGTTGGTTGCGCGAGACCAAGTCTTTGGCGATTACATTGAGTCGCTTAACGAGATGGCGTCGGCACTGATTCGAAGTGTCAACGAGGTCCATTCGCAAGGTCAAGGTAAAAGTGGACACTACGAACTGCTGTCCTCGGTGGTGGCCGACACGGGTGTTCCGCTGGCGAACGCGAACCTTGATTTTGAGCCGAAGAACGGATCCTTCGATATTACGGTCCTCGACGAAAGTGGCGCGACGATTAGCAACGAGCGGATCAACGTCAAGAAACTTGGACAGGTCGACGATTCGACCATTCAATCGATTGTGGCCGATATCAATGCCATCGATGGAATCAGCGCCAAGGTGACCAGCGGAGGTCAAATCGAAATCACGTCGCAGTCGGGAACTTCCAGCTTCGTGTTTGGCGAAGACACCAGCGGCTTTCTAGCTGCCGCCGGCATCAACACGTTCTTTACCGGCACCGACGCATTCGACATCGCAGTGAATCCAAAACTGCTCGAAAGTTCTGATTTTCTTTCGATCAGTCGAGGTGGGATTGGTGAGGACACCGATGTGTTGACGGATTTGGTGGACTTAGTCGACGAACCGAATGTCAACTTTGGCGGCGATTCGATTCGAGGAATTTATGAGCACTCGATCGGCACGCTCGGTCAAAAGATCAATCTGCAAAGTAGCTCCACCGATGGCTTGCGTGACTTTTACAACACTCTGCAAAGCCAACACCTTGCCATCACGGGAGTGAACATCGACGAAGAGTCGATCAAGATGATCACGTATCAACGTGCCTTCCAGGCTTCGTCTCGTGTGATCTCGACTGCCAGCGAGATGTTAGACTTGTTGGTGAACCTCTAA